From a single Candidatus Binataceae bacterium genomic region:
- a CDS encoding molybdopterin-dependent oxidoreductase translates to MARIITRRQLLTGFAATALLAGCDARHPVTAFLNGMLRFNERFEGLLFSRSRLAPEEPASALTPESALPVYYIADDLPLAPAGWSLKVGGMVARPGLYTLDQLKAMPRTSMRVRHHCVEGWSAVAEWHGLRISELARAVGMDPRVRYVEFRSFDAGYWSSWDLGSALHPQTLLAYGMNGHELRPDHGAPLRVYSAIKLGYKSVKYLTEVNFLPERPGGGYWEDQGYDWFAGV, encoded by the coding sequence GTGGCTAGGATCATCACGCGGCGGCAGTTGCTGACGGGGTTCGCCGCGACGGCGCTGCTCGCCGGATGCGACGCGCGCCATCCGGTAACCGCCTTTCTTAACGGCATGCTGCGCTTCAACGAGCGCTTCGAGGGACTGCTGTTCTCGCGCTCGCGCCTCGCGCCCGAGGAGCCAGCAAGCGCACTCACGCCGGAGAGCGCGCTTCCGGTCTACTACATCGCCGACGATCTGCCGCTTGCGCCCGCTGGATGGTCGCTGAAGGTGGGCGGGATGGTCGCGCGTCCGGGCCTGTACACGCTCGATCAGCTTAAGGCGATGCCGCGCACCAGCATGCGCGTGCGCCATCACTGCGTCGAGGGATGGTCGGCGGTGGCGGAGTGGCACGGCCTGCGAATCAGCGAGCTGGCGCGCGCGGTCGGAATGGATCCCCGGGTGCGCTACGTCGAGTTCCGCTCGTTCGACGCAGGATACTGGTCGTCGTGGGACCTCGGCAGCGCGCTTCATCCACAGACGCTGCTTGCCTACGGGATGAACGGTCACGAGCTGCGTCCCGATCACGGCGCTCCGCTCAGAGTCTATTCGGCGATCAAGCTCGGCTACAAAAGCGTCAAGTACCTGACCGAGGTGAATTTTCTGCCCGAGCGCCCCGGTGGCGGCTACTGGGAAGATCAGGGCTACGACTGGTTCGCCGGCGTGTGA
- the pobA gene encoding 4-hydroxybenzoate 3-monooxygenase produces the protein MRTQIGIVGAGPAGLMLAHLLHRAGVESVVVENRSRQYVQERVRAGVLEQGTVDLMNETGLGGRLAREGLVHRGLELRFAGRGHRIDLHALTGGKAITIYGQNKVVEDLTDARLAAGGEIFFSAEAVSIHGVDSAAPAIRFRAGGEAVEARCDFIAGCDGFHGICRPSLPPGVLAEFNRVYPFAWLGILAEVEPSSDELIYSRHERGFALHSMRSPELTRLYLQVARDEEIGDWPDDRIWDELERRFETDGGFILKRGPIVQKGITPMHSFVVEPMQHGNLFLAGDAAHIVPPTGAKGLNLAIADVRMLARALGEFYASGSPSALNRYSETCLRRVWKVQRFSWWMTSMFHRFEDANAFDQRRQLAELEYVVCSNAASQSLAENYVGLPMD, from the coding sequence ATGCGCACTCAAATTGGGATCGTGGGCGCGGGGCCGGCAGGCCTGATGCTCGCGCATCTGTTGCATCGCGCCGGCGTCGAATCCGTGGTGGTCGAGAACCGGAGCCGCCAGTACGTCCAGGAGCGCGTCCGCGCCGGCGTGCTCGAGCAGGGCACCGTCGATCTGATGAACGAAACGGGCCTGGGCGGGCGTCTCGCGCGCGAGGGCCTGGTTCATCGCGGGCTGGAACTGCGCTTTGCAGGCCGCGGCCATCGGATCGATCTCCATGCGCTGACGGGCGGAAAAGCGATCACGATCTACGGACAGAACAAGGTCGTCGAAGATCTGACCGATGCTCGGCTGGCCGCGGGCGGAGAGATATTTTTTTCCGCCGAAGCCGTGAGCATCCACGGCGTCGATAGCGCGGCACCGGCGATTCGCTTTCGCGCGGGCGGCGAGGCGGTCGAGGCGCGATGCGATTTCATTGCCGGATGCGACGGCTTTCATGGCATATGCCGGCCGTCGCTCCCGCCGGGCGTGCTTGCCGAATTCAATCGCGTCTATCCCTTCGCCTGGCTGGGCATCCTGGCCGAGGTCGAACCGTCCTCCGACGAGTTGATCTACTCCCGCCATGAGCGCGGTTTCGCGTTGCACAGCATGCGCTCGCCCGAGCTCACGCGGCTCTATCTTCAGGTCGCGCGGGACGAAGAAATCGGCGACTGGCCCGACGATCGAATCTGGGACGAGCTTGAGCGCCGCTTCGAAACGGACGGCGGCTTCATCCTCAAGCGCGGGCCGATCGTACAGAAGGGCATCACGCCGATGCATAGCTTCGTGGTCGAGCCGATGCAGCACGGCAACCTCTTTCTCGCAGGCGACGCGGCGCATATCGTGCCGCCGACCGGAGCGAAGGGGCTCAATCTGGCGATCGCGGACGTGCGGATGCTCGCGCGGGCGCTCGGCGAGTTCTATGCGAGCGGGTCACCCAGCGCGCTCAATCGTTACTCGGAGACCTGTCTTCGCCGGGTCTGGAAGGTGCAGCGGTTTTCGTGGTGGATGACCTCGATGTTCCATCGCTTCGAGGACGCGAACGCCTTCGACCAGCGCCGACAGCTCGCCGAGCTCGAATACGTCGTCTGCTCTAATGCCGCGTCGCAATCGCTCGCCGAGAACTACGTCGGCCTTCCGATGGACTGA
- a CDS encoding carboxymuconolactone decarboxylase family protein, protein MSYQPEWAKDKNLQKLRELQPELFQKFVEFEQAVYQPGNLSTKFKELMAVGITHVTQCDACIAYHTDKAKAAGASDEEIAEAVFVAMELLAGSAVGHFATSARAMNQHQHR, encoded by the coding sequence ATGAGCTACCAACCAGAGTGGGCGAAAGACAAAAATCTTCAGAAGCTACGCGAGTTGCAGCCGGAATTGTTCCAGAAGTTCGTTGAATTCGAGCAGGCCGTGTATCAGCCCGGAAACCTTTCGACAAAGTTCAAGGAATTGATGGCCGTGGGCATAACGCACGTAACGCAGTGCGACGCGTGCATCGCCTACCATACGGACAAGGCCAAGGCCGCGGGCGCAAGCGACGAGGAAATCGCGGAGGCCGTATTCGTCGCGATGGAACTGCTCGCTGGCTCGGCGGTGGGACACTTTGCAACTTCAGCCAGGGCCATGAACCAGCATCAACACCGCTGA